The Cardiocondyla obscurior isolate alpha-2009 linkage group LG26, Cobs3.1, whole genome shotgun sequence genome includes the window gcatcccctcccccctccataCCCTTTTGCACGTTtcccataatttctcttttacttccccccctccccatttccatatttcattttctaaccCATCACTTCCTgcagcttttccttttttcaactttcttattacattttcaaattcctctctatttatatcttcctcattgtcttctattctctttcctcctaattcttctcttactctccattccactcctcctaacatttccttaaaatatccgtcccactcttcaatctttatttttcctccacttccttttttttcttcctttgtttactactttccatacttctccctctgttctaatcttttctatttctttctcccatctcaccttttcttgcaatttttctcCTCACATAGTTTTTAtactctcttttcttcttttgtaattctcctcactccttcccccttcctccaatttaacatttcttcttttacttcacctttttctttttgcaatcttcattccaccatctttcttttggtttttcccctcctctttttcatttcctttttaactactttctttgttttctccagttccttactaaaacttctccaattttcctccgtattgttttctttctctcttttttctttatatttttccctgaacattttcctctccttctcacccCAAGCCagtctcgtgctcttttttataccatatttgcatcttctcctcttttctccctcccttttgatcgtcactattaacggtaagtggtctgagtccacttcttcccccaccttcatttctactatttctccttttgattCCACATTACTGATCACATAATCTATTactgtttttcctcttccccctacatatgtccattcaccctcttcatctcctcttgtacaaccattaactattccccatcctgcttcttccagaactttacagaatttttttccttttcctgtaatttttttatcttttgttctcctttttctctcttccttgtcttcttcttctttttcttcatcccatagcccgccctcttctcccgtcctcacattaaagtctcctcctatcagatatctcgttccttcctctttttcatccatccagTTTCTCATGTTCTCTGTTATGTCTTCTAAATCCTCATTTACGTAtacccctgctattttccaccatacctttccactttttatctttattcctatcattccttttctatctttaaattccaattcttcttctccttccaattcctccctccatcccatcaccattccccccattgccctccccttcttatttttcttttctgcccccttatttatccatttatagCCCTTTGGCAATTTACTTCTTATccccttccattttttttcttccaaccaagtttcacacatatatatcaccTCCCATTTTTCCATGTTCTTCCAAAAATCTTCatccttgttttctattcctgccacattccaaaacactattctcacgtttctgtcttttacctccgccttttcctttcctttctcctttttctccctttctttttctttttgtcttttatctttcctttttctatttttttcttcatccttttctttttctccttcctcctcttttctctccactCTTCCCAGCTCatttcgttctcttcttccgcctctttttaaaaacttgcatttaatCTGTCTGCTATcaccttctttcttttattcccttctttttcaaattctttcgcaccatcccattttctcaattcttccttCAAGTCATCCCATatccacatttctttatttacccatatctttttgtaccctatttttacctgttttccttctcttttcaatttatccgcttctctctttataagccattccactttcctttcgtattctgtcagatcgtctcctatccattccgtcctgtcctttaattttcccttacatcttaatatttccaatttttctttgaaactTTCCATCTTTACCCACACCATACCATAACCTCCTTTATTTACTCCTCCTATCTTATTTACATCCtctatctttgctttcactcctgttgcttctattatttctcccacttgttctttcagcgcctttttttcctcactttttatctttatacctcttattattaaattgtttttcctccattctttcttttctctttcttttgccatttccagcattctcgttctttcttctagACTCAAAACCTTTCCCTGTATTTCTTCTGGTATTTCCAGTTTAcctccctcatattttttttcctttattcttttttccatctcgtccattcttttctctaagtctatcttctcttttttccatattatcttcaattcttctatttcctttcttatttgtaCCTTTATTTCCCTTACTTCCTCCATCTGCGCTTGAATCCTTGCAAATCCACTTCTCATTTCCTTTATTACCTCTTCAAAACCTTCCTTGCTTATTCCCCCTTCACCTCCCTCTCCTGTTGCTTTCACCGGTGATCTGTACACTTTCACACTTTTCCTAAATCCTTCCAAGCCCTCtatttcgcttttttcttcctgcctttccttccttttctctccttgcTTCCACGCTTCCAGAATTGGCATACTGTTagccctttctctttttaacatCTCTACCTTTGCAGGCcttcccattttcttttttgttttctcttctcctttttcctcttttctttcctcatttCCACTCTCcacatttcctttttcctgttcgctcatttttcaattttccttatctcttttccctttgtctTTTATACCTCTACCTCTCTCCTTTACCCCCTTGCCTTCCtcttttcctttgtcttacccTCGGTTTTTTCCCGTCACCGCCAACCTAACCTCAAAATGAACTCCTCTTTTTACCTTCCCcgatttttccttttattcttACCTTTGCTCTTTCCCTTCACTTGCCCTCCTTAAAAACCCTTCCCTTTTTCCCTCAGACCAACCCTTTACCtctgaaaaactattttactcccCCGAAACCTTTTTCTACAAGCACTCGCTCAGACACACAACCGTTCGCGCTGCtgtcggaaacgaaagtcctattttgtttaaatataatttctattttcttcaggttcttggcgcatttatttgatctcattaattttatgaagagtatttgttattaaagtacacattttatggtctatttttggggagtataattttaaaggagtttttttttggggggccttggttttgcttaaaaacttttttgaggacgcttttctcgcttgactatacttggcgctttttttgaaccttttttttaaatagcatTGACTCTGCCCCAGCTTTTTCGTCGCTTAGCGATTGTCTGATCCCCCCTTCCACTCATCCGTGTCTCCTATTTTTACTAGACCCGCCGAAAGAGAGATCAGCCAATCGATAAGCTCGGTCAGAGTCAATGCTATTAGGTGTGGATCGCTTCTAAAGAGCGCGCTCTTATTTgctcggttataaaaattcgtataaatgttaaaatcgcgaattcgacaaattggtgctaaacttttctaaatatattcttaatgtCTACCTACACCCGAAAGATTTTCCGCATTTCGCgtgacaccctgtataaaatatatttcattgttttaatttaatataatatgttgAATTTGTCCAATTGAACGGTCGTAGATATTAGTgcatacaatattaatttcatagcGTGTGCCATTAACTATAGTCCAGGATactgaatttaaatttaaattattacatattttagaatgcaaaacattttttatatcaaaatattcTGAAATTTCAGTaagtttcattattttgtCATGCTGCAAACGATTAAAAACCCTTTCTTGGCAAACGAATCGataacaaagttttaattgatGTTTGAGAGCAAGTGTATAAGGAGCATGTGTCCGTGAAATTATAACTTTAgcataatttttcaattgatGATGCTTTGCCTCAAAACGAATAGATGACATTAGTGGCCCagtatttttcataattttcgcttaatataataaattgtgaTGTTTAAGTTTAAATGCaatgtagaataatttttagtgCAAAGATAAATATTGAGATAcagaacaattaaataaatcaatacaTTTTGGGGTAAGAAAACGTGAACATGCAAtgtttactattttttttagaagcaGAAGCAATTTCCAGTTTAAGTTGTTTTCTGGTATAAAGTCACTAATCattaacgaaaaattattgattaaataatacatttcaGTAGCTGATAACATAACTTTCTCGCTTTTAATTGTTTCTGAATTAAATGGTAATGGTATATTATAGTGAAATAAactaatacaatttattaatctttcactaataatttctatagtaaaaaaatgctcgacaaaaataaagttatttaaaattttggaaaaattatatctacatACGCCTTCTAACAAATCATGTATTAGATCAACAGACAAGTTTTTAATGATATGAAAATTAggaatcttattaaaaatgcattattcTCTTATTCCAAAAGTAGAATTTATAACACAAATCAAATAATCATTTTCtgttctaatatatttttgtttttcaacaACGCAAGTATGCGCATCTTTTTTA containing:
- the LOC139112071 gene encoding uncharacterized protein PF3D7_1120000-like — protein: MSEQEKGNVESGNEERKEEKGEEKTKKKMGRPAKVEMLKRERANSMPILEAWKQGEKRKERQEEKSEIEGLEGFRKSVKVYRSPVKATGEGGEGGISKEGFEEVIKEMRSGFARIQAQMEEVREIKVQIRKEIEELKIIWKKEKIDLEKRMDEMEKRIKEKKYEGGKLEIPEEIQGKVLSLEERTRMLEMALKEQVGEIIEATGVKAKIEDVNKIGGVNKGGYGMVWVKMESFKEKLEILRWYKKIWVNKEMWIWDDLKEELRKWDGAKEFEKEGNKRKKVIADRLNASF